GTTATCGTTCTTGGTGTCCTGACCATAAAAACAACCATTTTGGGGGCCTATACATGAAGATCAGTTTGTGTTTGTGCTCATGTGATGTTTCCTGAAAACATTGTGTTCATTTTGATTGTAGGGCAAAACGCTGGCTTTTGTTCTACCCATATTGGAATCATTGGTTAATGGGCCACACAAGGCAACGAGAAGGACTGATTACGGCAGGCCTCCAAGTGTTTTGGTTCTGCTGCCAACCAGAGAGCTGGCCAATCAGGTATGTACTACCGTCTGATTCTCAAGAAAGATGGATCCTTCCTCTAAATCATCTGTGGTCTGACATTCCCAACAAATTTCAGGTGCATGCAGACTTCGAGTTTTATGGTGGAACGTTTGGGCTTTCTACATGCTGTGCTTATGGAGGTTCCCCCTACCGTCCTCAAGAGAATGCACTGAGACAGGGGGTCGACATTGTTGTTGGGACTCCTGGCCGTGTCAAGGTATTTCCCCCCTCTGTTTATCCTGGTTCATTTGCTCTATAGCTCTCTTAGTTTTGTTCTAATGCTCGCTGCATCACTTTCTTGCCCAGGATCTTATTGAAAAGCAAAAACTAAACTTGAGGTGCTTGAAATTCCGTGTCCTTGATGAGGCTGATGAAATGCTTAACATGGGGTTTAAGGATGATGTCGAGCTTATTCTTGGTATGTCTAAATCCTTGTAATACTAGATGTTCATTCTATGAAGTTGCCTGTATGGTGTTACACAAGTGAATACCTGACCTTGCATGTAACTCACTTGCCCAACTTAATCCAAATTCCTTTACTGTTTTATAAACAGGCAAGGTTGAGGATGTTACAAAAGTACAGACACTTCTTTTCAGTGCTACTCTACCGGAGTGGGTAAAAAAGGTATGAACCGCTTTGGCCAGATATGTTATTTCTGTTGACAATCTTCTTTTTGACAAGCATGTGAACTGACTATACTGTGGAATGATTGTAGCTCTCAATGAGCTTTCTGAAAGCTGACAGGAAAACAGTTGATCTTGTTGGCAACGAGAAAATGAAAGCTAGTGCGTCTGTTAAGCATCTTGCTCTTCCTTGCAACAAGGCTGCAAGGTCGCAGATTATTCCAGACATCATAAAATGCTACAGCCAGTATGTACTTCTACCAATGATCACCCTGTTGGCAGATAAGACTAATGCAATTCTCCCAAGTTCTTACTGTATTTTTAATCTTTGCGTTCAGTGGAGGACGGACCATTATTTTCACCGAGACAAAGGAATCTGCATCTGAGCTCTCTAGTTTGATTCCTGGATCCCGTGCCCTGCATGGAGATATCGCACAGGCTCAACGTGAAGTAAGTGATTCTGTTTTGACAATGCTCGTGCCCAATGTGCTTCAAGTGAACTAATGTGCTGTTCTATCTGAAACAATTTTTGTAACCAACGCATTAGAAATTTAGAATATATCATTTATGTTATATATGCTAGTTGACTTGGGTATTATAGTATTTCAGAGTCTGATTCTAGTAATATGAGAGTATATCATCCATTTGTAATATGCTTATAACTGTAACACAGCTATTGAAGTGTACTGATTACCGGATTGTTATGCAGGTCGTCATTGCTGGATTTAGGAGCGGGAAGTTCCTCGTTTTGGTTGCTACAAATGTGGCAGCAAGAGGCCTTGACATTAATGATGTGCAGCTTATCATTCAGGTATGCCAATAACTGCTGTTGATTAACTTCTCTGATAATTAGCTCCCTCACTGATCATATTCCAAATCTCTAGTGTGAACCTCCACGCGATGTTGAAGCCTACATACATCGGTCAGGCCGGACAGGGAGGGCTGGCAATACTGGCATTGCAGTCATGCTTTTTGAACCCAGATATAAATTCGGTGTGACCAGAATAGAGAGGGAGTCTGGAGTGAAGTTTGAACATATATCTGCACCGCagcctactgatgtggcacaatctGCTGGCAATGAAGCAGCAGAGGCCATTGCAAGTGTGTCTGACAGGTAATGCATTTTAATTAATTATTATCTGGGACTAAACAGATTCTGTCTTAGATTGAATTGTGCCATTAACTGCGTGGGTGGATACATTGCAGTGTCATTCCTGTTTTCCGGCAACAAGCAGAGGAACTGCTAAGCAACTCCAGCATGTCGGCAGTCGATCTACTAGCCAAAGCACTGGCAAAGGCAGTTGTAAGTCTGTTTGTAGTTTTATAGTTGTTCTGATCATACTGGCTGTTAATGGGGTAATTAACAGAATGTGCTTCTTAGGGCTACACTGACATAAAGAAGAGATCTTTGCTTTCATCTATGGAGAACCATACTACACTACACCTTCAAACTGGCCGACCGTTGTACACACCATCGTGAGTAACTGCTGCGCATGCTGGTTTTGTGTCTTATGTCTTGTTGGATGTTGGATTGATTCAACAATGTATCTTGTGTGCAGGTTTGTTATTAGTACATTGAAAAGGTTCATGCCAGAAGATAGACTTTCAAGTCTACATGGTATAACCCTGACCACTGATGGAACAAGCGCTGTGTTTGATGTTCCTTCAGCAGAGGTTCAAGACTACATTCAAGGTATATGCCCTTTTCTATATTGTTCCACTTGTACAGTTGTAAGCTATATTTGACTGAATTTACATTCGAATGCATTCACCTCTTGTGCATTGGGTATTACAACCTCACCTGCTAAAAAAAATCTTCATGATCCCCTGCAGGCGCGGAGAACGCGGCCGGGGTGACAATCGATGAAGTG
Above is a window of Triticum dicoccoides isolate Atlit2015 ecotype Zavitan chromosome 5B, WEW_v2.0, whole genome shotgun sequence DNA encoding:
- the LOC119311190 gene encoding DEAD-box ATP-dependent RNA helicase 7-like, coding for MPSIAAIPEPMAVDDSASKKAKRKQLKAEAAAAAEAAAAASGKKDKKEKKDKKRKTKEPASSDEEGRSSTSSESDRAPAAKKAKKEKKDKKAKAEPAEEPANDDGELTASGEEEEEPADPNALANFRISEKLKDKLKSKGINALFPIQATTFALVLDGNDLVGRARTGQGKTLAFVLPILESLVNGPHKATRRTDYGRPPSVLVLLPTRELANQVHADFEFYGGTFGLSTCCAYGGSPYRPQENALRQGVDIVVGTPGRVKDLIEKQKLNLRCLKFRVLDEADEMLNMGFKDDVELILGKVEDVTKVQTLLFSATLPEWVKKLSMSFLKADRKTVDLVGNEKMKASASVKHLALPCNKAARSQIIPDIIKCYSHGGRTIIFTETKESASELSSLIPGSRALHGDIAQAQREVVIAGFRSGKFLVLVATNVAARGLDINDVQLIIQCEPPRDVEAYIHRSGRTGRAGNTGIAVMLFEPRYKFGVTRIERESGVKFEHISAPQPTDVAQSAGNEAAEAIASVSDSVIPVFRQQAEELLSNSSMSAVDLLAKALAKAVGYTDIKKRSLLSSMENHTTLHLQTGRPLYTPSFVISTLKRFMPEDRLSSLHGITLTTDGTSAVFDVPSAEVQDYIQGAENAAGVTIDEVKQLPALQEREQSRGNSGGSRFGGRGGGGRRFGGGGGGRFGGGGRGRGGGGGRFNRR